A section of the Phacochoerus africanus isolate WHEZ1 chromosome 4, ROS_Pafr_v1, whole genome shotgun sequence genome encodes:
- the GPX4 gene encoding phospholipid hydroperoxide glutathione peroxidase isoform X2, producing the protein MSFSRLFRLLKPALLCGTLAVPGLAGTMCASRDDWRCARSMHEFSAKDIDGHMVNLDKYRGYVCIVTNVASQUGKTEVNYTQLVDLHARYAECGLRILAFPCNQFGRQEPGSDAEIKEFAAGYNVKFDMFSKICVNGDDAHPLWKWMKVQPKGRGMLGNAIKWNFTKVIEKDLPCYL; encoded by the exons ATGAGCTTTAGCCGCCTGTTCCGCCTGCTGAAGCCAGCGCTTCTCTGCGGGACCCTGGCGGTGCCCGGCCTGGCCGGCACCATG TGCGCGTCCCGCGACGACTGGCGATGTGCTCGCTCCATGCACGAATTCTCAGCCAAGGACATCGACGGGCACATGGTGAACCTGGACAAGTACCG GGGCTACGTGTGCATCGTCACCAATGTGGCCTCGCAATGAGGCAAGACGGAGGTAAACTACACTCAGCTGGTCGACCTGCACGCCCGATATGCTGAGTGTGGTTTACGGATCCTGGCCTTCCCTTGCAACCAGTTTGGGAGGCAG GAGCCAGGGAGTGATGCTGAGATCAAAGAATTCGCTGCTGGCTACAACGTCAAATTTGATATGTTCAGCAAGATCTGTGTGAATGGGGATGATGCCCACCCTCTGTGGAAGTGGATGAAAGTCCAGCCCAAGGGGAGGGGCATGCTGGGAAA TGCTATCAAATGGAACTTTACCAAG GTCATAGAGAAGGACCTGCCGTGCTACCTCTAG
- the GPX4 gene encoding phospholipid hydroperoxide glutathione peroxidase isoform X1, with product MSFSRLFRLLKPALLCGTLAVPGLAGTMCASRDDWRCARSMHEFSAKDIDGHMVNLDKYRGYVCIVTNVASQUGKTEVNYTQLVDLHARYAECGLRILAFPCNQFGRQEPGSDAEIKEFAAGYNVKFDMFSKICVNGDDAHPLWKWMKVQPKGRGMLGNAIKWNFTKFLIDKNGCVVKRYGPMEEPQVIEKDLPCYL from the exons ATGAGCTTTAGCCGCCTGTTCCGCCTGCTGAAGCCAGCGCTTCTCTGCGGGACCCTGGCGGTGCCCGGCCTGGCCGGCACCATG TGCGCGTCCCGCGACGACTGGCGATGTGCTCGCTCCATGCACGAATTCTCAGCCAAGGACATCGACGGGCACATGGTGAACCTGGACAAGTACCG GGGCTACGTGTGCATCGTCACCAATGTGGCCTCGCAATGAGGCAAGACGGAGGTAAACTACACTCAGCTGGTCGACCTGCACGCCCGATATGCTGAGTGTGGTTTACGGATCCTGGCCTTCCCTTGCAACCAGTTTGGGAGGCAG GAGCCAGGGAGTGATGCTGAGATCAAAGAATTCGCTGCTGGCTACAACGTCAAATTTGATATGTTCAGCAAGATCTGTGTGAATGGGGATGATGCCCACCCTCTGTGGAAGTGGATGAAAGTCCAGCCCAAGGGGAGGGGCATGCTGGGAAA TGCTATCAAATGGAACTTTACCAAG TTCCTCATTGATAAGAACGGCTGTGTGGTGAAGCGGTATGGTCCCATGGAAGAGCCCCAG GTCATAGAGAAGGACCTGCCGTGCTACCTCTAG